In Nicotiana tabacum cultivar K326 chromosome 21, ASM71507v2, whole genome shotgun sequence, one DNA window encodes the following:
- the LOC142175526 gene encoding uncharacterized protein LOC142175526: MSDIAKVDKKTFDYLMEEPPERWARSCYPRRRYDMLTTNIVESMNSVLLEARELPILRMMDFIQVKLQRWFYERRNEAEGTFYDVSCWVEEELKKKIDLAFTLNVFPVDSWRSRVEEEGNTFLVDLNKRTCDCFQF, translated from the exons ATGTCAGATATAGCAAAAGTTGATAAGAAGACTTTTGACTACTTGATGGAAGAACCACCGGAAAGGTGGGCGCGTTCTTGTTATCCACGACGAAGAtatgacatgctcacaacaaacATAGTTGAGTCAATGAATTCTGTGCTATTAGAAGCAAGGGAGCTGCCTATATTGAGAATGATGGATTTCATCCAAGTGAAGCTACAACGTTGgttttatgaaagaagaaatgaagcgGAAGGAACTTTTTATGATGTTTCATGTTGGGTAGaagaggaattgaagaaaaagatagaTTTAGCTTTTACTTTAAAT GTCTTCCCTGTTGATTCATGGCGTTCTAGAGTTgaggaagaaggaaatactttcttggtggacttaaacaaaagaacatgtgattgtTTTCAGTTTTAA